A genomic segment from Amphiura filiformis chromosome 10, Afil_fr2py, whole genome shotgun sequence encodes:
- the LOC140161839 gene encoding cysteine-rich venom protein helothermine-like: MVWSTNTHVGCGAAFCPTVVGSAGKTYNNWWIVICNYKPGGNYGGRPYTKGPSCEGCEPEASWCFENKCRNCKQDGITCDCSIKCHHCGTPTENDCTCSCQKGWFGTFCEDQCIDEEHEYCEDYDYFQEECPYYAIIRRKCPVMCGKCVAATGSEPPCNE; this comes from the exons ATGGTGTGGTCGACGAACACCCATGTTGGATGCGGTGCAGCATTTTGCCCTACAGTTGTAGGTAGCGCGGGTAAGACGTACAACAATTGGTGGATCGTGATTTGTAATTATAAACCAGG GGGCAATTACGGGGGAAGACCATACACGAAGGGACCAAGTTGTGAAGGGTGTGAGCCTGAAGCGAGTTGGtgctttgaaaacaaatgca GAAATTGTAAACAAGACGGCATCACATGCG ATTGTTCCATTAAGTGTCACCATTGTGGCACACCGACTGAGAATGACTGCACATGTTCTTGTCAGAAAGGATGGTTTGGGACATTTTGTGAGG ATCAATGCATAGATGAAGAGCATGAATATTGTGAAGACTATGACTATTTTCAAGAAGAATGTCCGTATTATGCCATTATAAGAAGAAAATGTCCAGTTATGTGTGGAAAATGCG